The Dioscorea cayenensis subsp. rotundata cultivar TDr96_F1 chromosome 7, TDr96_F1_v2_PseudoChromosome.rev07_lg8_w22 25.fasta, whole genome shotgun sequence genome includes a region encoding these proteins:
- the LOC120264459 gene encoding pentatricopeptide repeat-containing protein At4g19220, mitochondrial isoform X2, whose amino-acid sequence MAPNPCQCVRTSLIGLYARAWDLGSSLALFDEMDDPDLISWNAVISACVVNAEFHLSTVLFRELVCGFGVFDSTTVVIVLSAVTRSCELKHGLVLHAMVLKKRLDFDVFLCNALVDMYAKCGDLSSSECVFEGMKVKDVTSWNSIMHGCLYNDCPVNSALCFREMNRSGVKADQVGLSCVVSACSGLKELFGFGISVHGCVIKLGCNEDSSVANSLITLYSRNEDVEDARQVFWKLVHKNEVSWNSIIHGLVGNDHVHEALDVFREMQSRIACQPDDITLVTIIPVFGQLRLLIHGKSMHGFAIRKELESKNLSILNSLLDMYLKCDDLISANILFNVMPTRDLITWNTIISGYSQFDSLKKEARSFFRKLLQTGLRCSLASILAILPSCTCPEDLQFGRTLHSWKYKYGFTSIVSVVNALMCMYINCGDLIAASLLLDSILIVSDVVSWNTMIVGCAQNGFYKDALEALEFMHCSLSLRPDPITFVSLLSACGNLKSLFHGKLIHGLASKSCIGSDVRVINALLTMYMRCKDTESAVAVFHFSPTTNLCSWNCMISGLTQNKEGQKALECFRWMEKFEPNEMSLVGAVCACTQSGNLRQGMEVHAYVLRSQHQNNMFISSALIDMYSKCGRLDIASCVFQNSSEKSVASWNAMISAYGIHGQGRKAIELFAKMSESSIKHTKSTYIAILLACCHSGLIDEAWKHYNCMLEEHGIKPTTEHHVCIVDMLGRAGMISEAFEFINKLPVRAESGIWGALLSACFDHGNVEIGKSSAENLFCMESVNTGYYVTLSNLYAFSGMWSNAVSVRGLIQDKKLKKPPGISSINVRMQ is encoded by the exons ATGGCTCCCAATCCTTGCCAATGTG TTCGGACTTCGTTGATTGGTTTGTATGCCAGAGCTTGGGATTTGGGTTCATCTCTTGCTCTGTTTGATGAGATGGATGATCCGGATTTGATCTCTTGGAATGCTGTTATCAGTGCTTGCGTTGTTAATGCTGAGTTCCATTTGTCTACTGTTCTTTTCCGTGAATTGGTTTGTGGGTTTGGAGTGTTTGATTCGACTACTGTTGTGATTGTGTTGTCAGCGGTGACCCGTAGTTGTGAACTGAAGCATGGTTTGGTTCTCCATGCGATGGTTTTGAAGAAAAGGTTGGATTTTGACGTTTTTCTTTGCAATGCTCTTGTTGATATGTACGCCAAGTGTGGTGACTTGAGCTCTTCAGAGTGTGTGTTTGAGGGAATGAAAGTTAAAGATGTCACTTCTTGGAATTCGATAATGCATGGATGCCTTTACAATGATTGTCCTGTGAATTCAGCTCTCTGTTTCAGGGAAATGAATCGGTCCGGTGTCAAAGCTGATCAAGTTGGCCTATCTTGCGTTGTCTCAGCTTGCTCTGGTTTGAAAGAGCTATTTGGTTTTGGCATATCAGTCCATGGATGTGTGATCAAGTTAGGGTGCAACGAGGATTCTTCAGTAGCAAATTCTCTTATTACGCTCTATTCTCGGAATGAAGATGTGGAAGACGCAAGGCAAGTGTTTTGGAAACTTGTTCACAAGAATGAAGTTTCATGGAATTCTATAATTCATGGTTTGGTTGGGAATGACCATGTTCATGAGGCCCTAGATGTTTTCCGAGAAATGCAGTCCAGAATTGCATGCCAACCTGATGATATTACATTAGTGACAATTATTCCCGTCTTTGGTCAACTGAGATTACTTATTCATGGGAAATCGATGCATGGATTTGCAATCAGGAAGGAACTTGAGTCAAAGAATTTATCCATACTGAACAGCTTGCTTGACATGTATTTGAAGTGTGATGATCTAATATCTGCAAACATTCTTTTCAATGTCATGCCTACTAGAGACTTGATTACTTGGAACACGATCATCTCTGGGTACTCCCAATTTGATTCACTGAAGAAAGAAGCCCGAAGTTTTTTCCGCAAATTACTCCAGACTGGTCTAAGATGCAGTTTGGCGAGTATTCTAGCCATTCTCCCTTCTTGCACTTGTCCTGAAGATCTTCAATTCGGGAGAACACTGCACTCGTGGAAGTACAAATATGGATTCACTAGCATTGTGTCTGTTGTCAATGCACTCATGTGCATGTACATAAATTGCGGAGATCTGATTGCGGCTTCTTTGCTGTTGGATAGCATTTTAATTGTGTCAGATGTTGTTTCTTGGAACACCATGATCGTTGGTTGTGCTCAGAATGGTTTTTACAAGGATGCATTGGAAGCACTTGAGTTCATGCATTGCTCCCTGAGTTTGCGCCCAGATCCTATCACATTTGTTAGCCTCCTTTCAGCTTGTGGGAATCTCAAATCATTGTTTCATGGCAAGCTTATTCACGGGCTTGCATCAAAGAGTTGTATCGGATCTGATGTACGGGTAATAAATGCGCTGCTGACCATGTATATGAGATGTAAAGACACCGAAAGTGCAGTGGCAGTGTTCCATTTTAGTCCCACCACAAACTTATGCTCATGGAATTGTATGATTTCTGGGTTAACACAAAATAAGGAAGGTCAAAAAGCATTGGAATGCTTTCGTTGGATGGAAAAGTTTGAACCTAATGAGATGTCTCTGGTTGGTGCAGTTTGTGCTTGTACTCAATCAGGAAATCTCCGACAAGGCATGGAAGTGCATGCTTATGTCTTAAGATCACAACATCAAAATAACATGTTCATATCATCAGCTCTCATTGATATGTACAGCAAATGCGGAAGACTAGACATTGCCTCTTGCGTGTTTCAGAACTCCTCAGAGAAATCTGTTGCCTCCTGGAATGCGATGATTTCTGCATACGGAATTCATGGACAAGGTAGAAAGGCAATAGAACTCTTCGCCAAGATGTCGGAATCAAGTATCAAACATACAAAGAGCACTTACATTGCAATTCTATTAGCTTGTTGCCACTCTGGATTGATCGATGAAGCATGGAAACATTACAACTGCATGTTAGAGGAACATGGAATAAAACCGACTACTGAGCATCATGTTTGCATTGTCGATATGCTTGGTCGAGCCGGAATGATTAGTGAAGCTTTCGAATTCATTAACAAACTTCCCGTCCGAGCTGAATCAGGAATCTGGGGAGCTCTTTTGAGTGCATGCTTTGATCATGGCAATGTCGAGATCGGAAAATCAAGTGCAGAGAATTTGTTCTGCATGGAATCTGTAAACACCGGATATTATGTCACACTTTCGAATTTATATGCATTCTCTGGAATGTGGAGCAATGCAGTGAGTGTTAGAGGATTGATTCAAGATAAGAAGCTGAAGAAGCCTCCTGGTATAAGTTCTATTAATGTCAGAATGCAGTGA
- the LOC120264950 gene encoding short-chain dehydrogenase reductase 2a-like produces MLRFITRRSSFGTKDAFQRLFSTSQLQRLAGKVAVITGAASGVGKATATEFIRQGANVILADIQHDAGQAIAVGLGPNATFAFCDVTKESDISTTISLAVKTYGHVDIVYNNAGIAGSLTPSVTELNIEDFDKVMAVNVRSVVTGIKHAAKAMIPRKTGCILCTASVTGILGGMAPIDYTVSKTAVVGAVRAAAAELCKYGIRVNCISPHALPTALGVKAMMQMLPGVTEERVVEMIYATGEFEGARCEPEDVAKAAVYLASDDAKYISGHNLVVDGGFTVNKKFDFPPP; encoded by the exons ATGCTCAGGTTCATCACAAg GAGGAGTTCTTTTGGTACTAAAGATGCCTTCCAAAGGCTCTTCTCCACATCTCAGCTACAAAG ACTAGCTGGGAAAGTGGCAGTGATCACCGGAGCAGCAAGCGGAGTCGGAAAAGCTACCGCAACCGAGTTCATCCGCCAAGGTGCCAATGTCATCTTGGCCGACATCCAACACGATGCCGGCCAAGCCATAGCCGTCGGCCTTGGCCCAAACGCCACCTTTGCCTTTTGCGACGTAACCAAAGAATCCGacatttccaccaccatttcccttGCAGTCAAAACCTACGGCCATGTCGACATTGTCTACAACAATGCCGGCATTGCCGGGTCTTTAACTCCATCAGTTACTGAGCTCAATATTGAAGACTTTGACAAG GTAATGGCGGTAAATGTCCGGTCTGTAGTGACTGGAATAAAACATGCGGCAAAAGCAATGATACCGAGAAAAACCGGCTGCATTCTTTGCACAGCAAGTGTAACTGGCATTCTTGGTGGAATGGCTCCTATAGATTATACAGTGTCAAAAACTGCGGTGGTCGGAGCGGTGAGAGCCGCAGCAGCAGAGCTTTGTAAGTATGGAATAAGAGTCAATTGTATTTCGCCCCATGCTTTGCCTACAGCTTTAGGGGTGAAGGCGATGATGCAAATGCTTCCGGGGGTGACAGAAGAGAGGGTGGTGGAGATGATTTATGCGACCGGAGAGTTCGAGGGGGCGCGGTGTGAGCCGGAGGATGTAGCGAAGGCTGCAGTGTACTTGGCGTCAGATGATGCTAAGTATATAAGCGGGCATAACCTTGTGGTGGATGGCGGGTTTACCGTCAACAAGAAATTCGATTTTCCGCCACCGTAG
- the LOC120264949 gene encoding bifunctional 3-dehydroquinate dehydratase/shikimate dehydrogenase, chloroplastic-like isoform X1, with product MATLLCAPLVAKTVDQMVREMAVAKGLGADLVEIRLDHLSVFRPREDLELLLKGRPLPVLITYRPKWEGGQYEGDDTRRFEALRLAMELGAEYVDIELKVAEEFIKFLSGGKPDHCKLIVSSHNYESTPTSDDLGNLVARIQAVGADIVKIAAVGVDITDVARMFQVIVHCQERQVPMIGLIMGERGLISRLLCPKFGGYLTFGSLDAGKESAPGQPTLTDLLNVYNIKNLRPDTKVVGIIGKPVGHSKSPVLHNAAFQSVGFNAVYVPFLVDDLPSFLKVYSSPDFAGFSCTIPHKEAAVVCCDEVDPIAKAIGAVNTIVKRPSDGKLIGYNTDYVGAISAIEDGIRGSRVKDSSISPLAGKLFVVIGAGGAGKALAYGAKEKGARVIIANRTYERARELASLIGAEALTLAQLENFRPEDGMILANTTSIGMHPKVDESPIPKHALGSYAVVFDAVYTPKVTRLLREAEESGATIVSGLEMFIRQAMGQFELFTGLPAPESLFREIVAKNSS from the exons ATGGCGACGTTGCTGTGCGCGCCGCTGGTGGCGAAGACCGTGGATCAGATGGTGAGAGAGATGGCGGTGGCCAAGGGACTAGGCGCTGACCTCGTAGAGATTCGGCTCGATCATCTCTCAGTTTTCCGGCCGAGAGAGGATCTCGAGCTCTTGCTCAAGGGCCGGCCACTCCCCGTCCTCATTACCTATCG ACCAAAATGGGAAGGAGGTCAATATGAAGGTGATGATACTAGACGATTTGAGGCACTTCGCTTGGCTATGGAGTTGGGAGCTGAATATGTTGATATTGAACTAAAG GTTGCTGaagaatttataaaattcttaTCAGGGGGAAAGCCAGATCATTGTAAGCTCATTGTTTCCTCTCATAACTATGAGAGCACCCCTACAAGTGATGACCTTGGGAACCTTGTGGCAAGGATACAGGCTGTCGGGGCTGACATAGTAAAGATTGCTGCAGTTGGTGTTGACATTACTGATGTGGCACGTATGTTTCAAGTAATTGTGCATTGTCAG GAACGGCAGGTTCCAATGATAGGATTGATTATGGGTGAGAGGGGCTTGATTTCACGCTTACTTTGCCCCAAGTTTGGTGGATATCTAACATTTGGTTCTCTTGATGCGGGGAAAGAATCAGCTCCTGGGCAACCAACTCTTACAGATTTGTTGAATGTATACAATATCAAAAACTTAAGACCAGATACAAAAGTGGTTGGGATCATTGGGAAGCCTGTAGGTCACAGTAAAAGCCCAGTTTTGCACAATGCAGCCTTTCAGTCAGTTGGTTTCAATGCAGTTTATGTCCCTTTTTTAGTTGATGACCTCCCTAGTTTTCTCAAAGTCTACTCGTCGCCAGACTTTGCTGGCTTCAG TTGCACAATTCCTCACAAGGAAGCTGCAGTTGTATGCTGCGACGAGGTCGATCCAATCGCTAAG GCTATAGGTGCTGTAAATACAATTGTTAAGAGACCAAGTGACGGAAAGCTAATTGGTTATAATACTGACTATGTTGGTGCAATTTCTGCCATTGAAGATGGAATAAGAG GATCTCGGGTGAAGGATTCAAGTATTTCACCTTTGGCTGGAAAACTTTTTGTTGTCATTGGTGCTGGTGGTGCAGGTAAAGCACTAGCTTATGGTGCGAAGGAGAAAGGTGCAAGAGTTATAATTGCGAATCGGACTTATG AACGAGCCAGAGAGCTTGCCAGCTTGATCGGCGCAGAAGCGCTGACACTGGCCCAGTTGGAAAACTTCCGGCCTGAGGATGGGATGATTCTTGCAAACACAACATCTATTGGAATGCATCCAAAGGTTGATGAAAGTCCTATACCAAAG CATGCATTGGGTAGTTATGCTGTGGTGTTCGACGCAGTCTACACGCCGAAAGTAACCAGGCTCTTGCGAGAAGCAGAAGAATCTGGTGCGACTATTGTTAGCGGACTGGAGATGTTCATCAGACAAGCTATGGGTCAATTCGAGCTATTCACTGGTTTGCCAG CGCCGGAGAGTCTTTTCCGTGAAATCGTGGCAAAGAACTCATCATGA
- the LOC120264459 gene encoding pentatricopeptide repeat-containing protein At4g19220, mitochondrial isoform X1 — MLRSLSSSSTSLIPKSLHFLLLRTYPSPPCARLCSQRLVNGSQSLPMWYAHYMLDEMPQRATFIYNHLKFLKKSSANHDLLVSLHCLSLKVGCLSDVSVRTSLIGLYARAWDLGSSLALFDEMDDPDLISWNAVISACVVNAEFHLSTVLFRELVCGFGVFDSTTVVIVLSAVTRSCELKHGLVLHAMVLKKRLDFDVFLCNALVDMYAKCGDLSSSECVFEGMKVKDVTSWNSIMHGCLYNDCPVNSALCFREMNRSGVKADQVGLSCVVSACSGLKELFGFGISVHGCVIKLGCNEDSSVANSLITLYSRNEDVEDARQVFWKLVHKNEVSWNSIIHGLVGNDHVHEALDVFREMQSRIACQPDDITLVTIIPVFGQLRLLIHGKSMHGFAIRKELESKNLSILNSLLDMYLKCDDLISANILFNVMPTRDLITWNTIISGYSQFDSLKKEARSFFRKLLQTGLRCSLASILAILPSCTCPEDLQFGRTLHSWKYKYGFTSIVSVVNALMCMYINCGDLIAASLLLDSILIVSDVVSWNTMIVGCAQNGFYKDALEALEFMHCSLSLRPDPITFVSLLSACGNLKSLFHGKLIHGLASKSCIGSDVRVINALLTMYMRCKDTESAVAVFHFSPTTNLCSWNCMISGLTQNKEGQKALECFRWMEKFEPNEMSLVGAVCACTQSGNLRQGMEVHAYVLRSQHQNNMFISSALIDMYSKCGRLDIASCVFQNSSEKSVASWNAMISAYGIHGQGRKAIELFAKMSESSIKHTKSTYIAILLACCHSGLIDEAWKHYNCMLEEHGIKPTTEHHVCIVDMLGRAGMISEAFEFINKLPVRAESGIWGALLSACFDHGNVEIGKSSAENLFCMESVNTGYYVTLSNLYAFSGMWSNAVSVRGLIQDKKLKKPPGISSINVRMQ; from the coding sequence ATGCTCAGATCTCTCTCTTCATCATCTACTTCATTGATTCCCAAATCTCTCCATTTCCTCCTACTCAGGACCTATCCTTCACCTCCCTGTGCTCGTCTTTGCTCTCAGCGTCTCGTTAATGGCTCCCAATCCTTGCCAATGTGGTACGCTCACTATATGCTCGATGAAATGCCTCAAAGAGCAACCTTTATCTATAATCACCTTAAGTTCCTCAAAAAATCCTCCGCAAACCATGATCTTCTTGTTTCGTTGCATTGTCTATCTCTTAAGGTTGGGTGCCTCTCTGATGTTTCAGTTCGGACTTCGTTGATTGGTTTGTATGCCAGAGCTTGGGATTTGGGTTCATCTCTTGCTCTGTTTGATGAGATGGATGATCCGGATTTGATCTCTTGGAATGCTGTTATCAGTGCTTGCGTTGTTAATGCTGAGTTCCATTTGTCTACTGTTCTTTTCCGTGAATTGGTTTGTGGGTTTGGAGTGTTTGATTCGACTACTGTTGTGATTGTGTTGTCAGCGGTGACCCGTAGTTGTGAACTGAAGCATGGTTTGGTTCTCCATGCGATGGTTTTGAAGAAAAGGTTGGATTTTGACGTTTTTCTTTGCAATGCTCTTGTTGATATGTACGCCAAGTGTGGTGACTTGAGCTCTTCAGAGTGTGTGTTTGAGGGAATGAAAGTTAAAGATGTCACTTCTTGGAATTCGATAATGCATGGATGCCTTTACAATGATTGTCCTGTGAATTCAGCTCTCTGTTTCAGGGAAATGAATCGGTCCGGTGTCAAAGCTGATCAAGTTGGCCTATCTTGCGTTGTCTCAGCTTGCTCTGGTTTGAAAGAGCTATTTGGTTTTGGCATATCAGTCCATGGATGTGTGATCAAGTTAGGGTGCAACGAGGATTCTTCAGTAGCAAATTCTCTTATTACGCTCTATTCTCGGAATGAAGATGTGGAAGACGCAAGGCAAGTGTTTTGGAAACTTGTTCACAAGAATGAAGTTTCATGGAATTCTATAATTCATGGTTTGGTTGGGAATGACCATGTTCATGAGGCCCTAGATGTTTTCCGAGAAATGCAGTCCAGAATTGCATGCCAACCTGATGATATTACATTAGTGACAATTATTCCCGTCTTTGGTCAACTGAGATTACTTATTCATGGGAAATCGATGCATGGATTTGCAATCAGGAAGGAACTTGAGTCAAAGAATTTATCCATACTGAACAGCTTGCTTGACATGTATTTGAAGTGTGATGATCTAATATCTGCAAACATTCTTTTCAATGTCATGCCTACTAGAGACTTGATTACTTGGAACACGATCATCTCTGGGTACTCCCAATTTGATTCACTGAAGAAAGAAGCCCGAAGTTTTTTCCGCAAATTACTCCAGACTGGTCTAAGATGCAGTTTGGCGAGTATTCTAGCCATTCTCCCTTCTTGCACTTGTCCTGAAGATCTTCAATTCGGGAGAACACTGCACTCGTGGAAGTACAAATATGGATTCACTAGCATTGTGTCTGTTGTCAATGCACTCATGTGCATGTACATAAATTGCGGAGATCTGATTGCGGCTTCTTTGCTGTTGGATAGCATTTTAATTGTGTCAGATGTTGTTTCTTGGAACACCATGATCGTTGGTTGTGCTCAGAATGGTTTTTACAAGGATGCATTGGAAGCACTTGAGTTCATGCATTGCTCCCTGAGTTTGCGCCCAGATCCTATCACATTTGTTAGCCTCCTTTCAGCTTGTGGGAATCTCAAATCATTGTTTCATGGCAAGCTTATTCACGGGCTTGCATCAAAGAGTTGTATCGGATCTGATGTACGGGTAATAAATGCGCTGCTGACCATGTATATGAGATGTAAAGACACCGAAAGTGCAGTGGCAGTGTTCCATTTTAGTCCCACCACAAACTTATGCTCATGGAATTGTATGATTTCTGGGTTAACACAAAATAAGGAAGGTCAAAAAGCATTGGAATGCTTTCGTTGGATGGAAAAGTTTGAACCTAATGAGATGTCTCTGGTTGGTGCAGTTTGTGCTTGTACTCAATCAGGAAATCTCCGACAAGGCATGGAAGTGCATGCTTATGTCTTAAGATCACAACATCAAAATAACATGTTCATATCATCAGCTCTCATTGATATGTACAGCAAATGCGGAAGACTAGACATTGCCTCTTGCGTGTTTCAGAACTCCTCAGAGAAATCTGTTGCCTCCTGGAATGCGATGATTTCTGCATACGGAATTCATGGACAAGGTAGAAAGGCAATAGAACTCTTCGCCAAGATGTCGGAATCAAGTATCAAACATACAAAGAGCACTTACATTGCAATTCTATTAGCTTGTTGCCACTCTGGATTGATCGATGAAGCATGGAAACATTACAACTGCATGTTAGAGGAACATGGAATAAAACCGACTACTGAGCATCATGTTTGCATTGTCGATATGCTTGGTCGAGCCGGAATGATTAGTGAAGCTTTCGAATTCATTAACAAACTTCCCGTCCGAGCTGAATCAGGAATCTGGGGAGCTCTTTTGAGTGCATGCTTTGATCATGGCAATGTCGAGATCGGAAAATCAAGTGCAGAGAATTTGTTCTGCATGGAATCTGTAAACACCGGATATTATGTCACACTTTCGAATTTATATGCATTCTCTGGAATGTGGAGCAATGCAGTGAGTGTTAGAGGATTGATTCAAGATAAGAAGCTGAAGAAGCCTCCTGGTATAAGTTCTATTAATGTCAGAATGCAGTGA
- the LOC120264332 gene encoding probable indole-3-pyruvate monooxygenase YUCCA10, translated as MEATTVVIVGAGSAGLATAACLTTHSIPYILLERDHCLASLWRNRAYDRVTLHLAKQYCQLPHAPYPASTPTFMPKRHFIEYLEGYAAKFRIQPRFGIEVESAWFEEGEGKWRVMARKGKEGEVVVELKARFMVVASGENDEAVVPEIEGLDGFVGDLVHSNRYRSGSVYKGKSVLVVGAGNSGMEIAFDLYSFGAFPSIVVRSPVHVVSKEIWLVGMLLLKYLSITWVDIVVLLLCYFKFGSTSKYGLCRPSKGPFYSIANTQGFFPMMDTGTFAKIKSGEIQVLPSIASIKGNSVTFVNGKIHHFDAIIFATGYRSAVKKWLKDDDLIGDDGMTKEKFPNQWKGKNGLYCAGLGRRGLYGGGVDALKIAQDINTILLKE; from the exons ATGGAGGCGACGACGGTGGTGATAGTTGGAGCCGGTTCTGCAGGCTTAGCAACGGCGGCTTGTCTCACAACCCACTCCATCCCCTACATACTCTTGGAGCGCGACCACTGCCTCGCCTCGCTGTGGCGCAATCGCGCTTACGATCGCGTCACGCTCCACCTAGCCAAGCAATACTGCCAGCTCCCCCACGCCCCTTACCCGGCATCAACCCCAACCTTCATGCCTAAGCGGCATTTCATCGAATACCTTGAGGGCTATGCCGCCAAGTTCCGGATCCAGCCTAGATTTGGGATTGAGGTGGAATCGGCGTGGTTTGAGGAAGGGGAAGGGAAGTGGAGAGTGATGGCGAGGAAGGGAAAGGAAGGGGAGGTGGTGGTGGAGTTGAAGGCGAGGTTCATGGTGGTGGCGAGTGGGGAGAACGATGAGGCGGTGGTGCCGGAGATTGAGGGTTTGGATGGGTTTGTTGGGGATTTGGTTCACTCGAACCGGTACCGGTCCGGTTCGGTTTATAAAGGGAAATCGGTTCTGGTTGTCGGTGCTGGTAACTCTGGGATGGAGATTGCTTTTGATCTTTACTCTTTTGGGGCTTTTCCTTCCATTGTTGTCAGAAGCCCG GTGCATGTCGTGTCAAAAGAGATATGGTTGGTTGGGATGTTACTATTAAAGTATTTATCCATCACTTGGGTGGACATTGTGGTCTTGTTGCTTTGCTATTTTAAGTTTGGGAGCACATCAAAGTATGGTCTTTGTAGGCCAAGTAAGGGACCATTCTATTCTATTGCAAATACTCAAGGCTTTTTCCCAATGATGGACACCGGCACTTTCGCTAAGATCAAATCCGGAGAAATTCAG GTCTTACCATCTATAGCAAGCATAAAAGGGAACTCGGTAACATTTGTGAATGGAAAAATACATCATTTTGATGCCATAATTTTTGCAACTGGCTACCGAAGTGCAGTGAAAAAATGGCTCaag GATGATGATCTTATTGGTGATGATGGAATGACAAAGGAAAAGTTCCCAAATCAATGGAAAGGGAAAAATGGACTTTATTGTGCAGGGCTTGGGAGAAGAGGGCTTTATGGAGGTGGAGTAGATGCACTCAAGATAGCTCAAGATATCAATACTATTCTACTTAAAGAATAA
- the LOC120264949 gene encoding bifunctional 3-dehydroquinate dehydratase/shikimate dehydrogenase, chloroplastic-like isoform X2: MATLLCAPLVAKTVDQMVREMAVAKGLGADLVEIRLDHLSVFRPREDLELLLKGRPLPVLITYRPKWEGGQYEGDDTRRFEALRLAMELGAEYVDIELKVAEEFIKFLSGGKPDHCKLIVSSHNYESTPTSDDLGNLVARIQAVGADIVKIAAVGVDITDVARMFQVIVHCQVPMIGLIMGERGLISRLLCPKFGGYLTFGSLDAGKESAPGQPTLTDLLNVYNIKNLRPDTKVVGIIGKPVGHSKSPVLHNAAFQSVGFNAVYVPFLVDDLPSFLKVYSSPDFAGFSCTIPHKEAAVVCCDEVDPIAKAIGAVNTIVKRPSDGKLIGYNTDYVGAISAIEDGIRGSRVKDSSISPLAGKLFVVIGAGGAGKALAYGAKEKGARVIIANRTYERARELASLIGAEALTLAQLENFRPEDGMILANTTSIGMHPKVDESPIPKHALGSYAVVFDAVYTPKVTRLLREAEESGATIVSGLEMFIRQAMGQFELFTGLPAPESLFREIVAKNSS; encoded by the exons ATGGCGACGTTGCTGTGCGCGCCGCTGGTGGCGAAGACCGTGGATCAGATGGTGAGAGAGATGGCGGTGGCCAAGGGACTAGGCGCTGACCTCGTAGAGATTCGGCTCGATCATCTCTCAGTTTTCCGGCCGAGAGAGGATCTCGAGCTCTTGCTCAAGGGCCGGCCACTCCCCGTCCTCATTACCTATCG ACCAAAATGGGAAGGAGGTCAATATGAAGGTGATGATACTAGACGATTTGAGGCACTTCGCTTGGCTATGGAGTTGGGAGCTGAATATGTTGATATTGAACTAAAG GTTGCTGaagaatttataaaattcttaTCAGGGGGAAAGCCAGATCATTGTAAGCTCATTGTTTCCTCTCATAACTATGAGAGCACCCCTACAAGTGATGACCTTGGGAACCTTGTGGCAAGGATACAGGCTGTCGGGGCTGACATAGTAAAGATTGCTGCAGTTGGTGTTGACATTACTGATGTGGCACGTATGTTTCAAGTAATTGTGCATTGTCAG GTTCCAATGATAGGATTGATTATGGGTGAGAGGGGCTTGATTTCACGCTTACTTTGCCCCAAGTTTGGTGGATATCTAACATTTGGTTCTCTTGATGCGGGGAAAGAATCAGCTCCTGGGCAACCAACTCTTACAGATTTGTTGAATGTATACAATATCAAAAACTTAAGACCAGATACAAAAGTGGTTGGGATCATTGGGAAGCCTGTAGGTCACAGTAAAAGCCCAGTTTTGCACAATGCAGCCTTTCAGTCAGTTGGTTTCAATGCAGTTTATGTCCCTTTTTTAGTTGATGACCTCCCTAGTTTTCTCAAAGTCTACTCGTCGCCAGACTTTGCTGGCTTCAG TTGCACAATTCCTCACAAGGAAGCTGCAGTTGTATGCTGCGACGAGGTCGATCCAATCGCTAAG GCTATAGGTGCTGTAAATACAATTGTTAAGAGACCAAGTGACGGAAAGCTAATTGGTTATAATACTGACTATGTTGGTGCAATTTCTGCCATTGAAGATGGAATAAGAG GATCTCGGGTGAAGGATTCAAGTATTTCACCTTTGGCTGGAAAACTTTTTGTTGTCATTGGTGCTGGTGGTGCAGGTAAAGCACTAGCTTATGGTGCGAAGGAGAAAGGTGCAAGAGTTATAATTGCGAATCGGACTTATG AACGAGCCAGAGAGCTTGCCAGCTTGATCGGCGCAGAAGCGCTGACACTGGCCCAGTTGGAAAACTTCCGGCCTGAGGATGGGATGATTCTTGCAAACACAACATCTATTGGAATGCATCCAAAGGTTGATGAAAGTCCTATACCAAAG CATGCATTGGGTAGTTATGCTGTGGTGTTCGACGCAGTCTACACGCCGAAAGTAACCAGGCTCTTGCGAGAAGCAGAAGAATCTGGTGCGACTATTGTTAGCGGACTGGAGATGTTCATCAGACAAGCTATGGGTCAATTCGAGCTATTCACTGGTTTGCCAG CGCCGGAGAGTCTTTTCCGTGAAATCGTGGCAAAGAACTCATCATGA